A genomic segment from Pseudomonadota bacterium encodes:
- the rsmH gene encoding 16S rRNA (cytosine(1402)-N(4))-methyltransferase RsmH, with the protein MSQGVARVHNPVMPAEIVAALAPQAGRLYVDGTFGAGGYAEALLASCDCRVVGIDRDPDAVARGQGLERRFPGRLEVLEGRFGDMIELVRGRGLERVDGVALDLGVSSPQLDDPQRGFSFRADGPLDMRMERQGPSAADLVNGLSERALADLIFELGEERYARRIARAIVGARAQAPIQTTLRLAEIVRQAVPRAADGIDPATRTFQALRIQVNDELDELDRGLSAAENLLASGGRLAAVSFHSLEDRRVKQFMKARAATAAGGSRRLPGEEAPRPPSFRLLTRKALRPSAAEVAANPRARSARLRVAERTQAPAWPMAAGSEETRP; encoded by the coding sequence ATGAGCCAAGGGGTGGCGAGGGTCCACAACCCGGTCATGCCGGCCGAGATCGTGGCAGCCTTGGCGCCGCAGGCCGGCCGGCTTTATGTCGACGGCACCTTCGGGGCCGGCGGCTATGCCGAGGCCTTGCTTGCATCCTGCGATTGCCGGGTGGTCGGCATCGACCGCGACCCGGACGCGGTCGCCCGCGGGCAGGGCCTCGAGCGACGCTTTCCCGGCCGGCTCGAAGTCTTGGAGGGTCGCTTCGGCGACATGATCGAGCTCGTGCGCGGTCGCGGCCTCGAGCGGGTGGACGGTGTGGCGCTCGACCTCGGCGTCTCCTCCCCGCAGCTGGACGACCCCCAGCGCGGCTTCTCTTTTCGCGCCGACGGGCCCCTCGACATGCGCATGGAGCGCCAGGGGCCGTCGGCGGCCGATCTCGTCAACGGGCTGTCCGAGCGGGCGCTGGCCGACCTCATCTTCGAGCTCGGCGAGGAACGCTACGCCAGGCGGATCGCGCGCGCGATCGTCGGCGCCCGTGCCCAAGCGCCCATCCAAACCACGCTCCGGCTGGCCGAGATCGTGCGCCAGGCGGTGCCGCGCGCGGCGGACGGCATCGATCCCGCCACCCGCACCTTCCAGGCGCTGCGCATCCAGGTGAACGACGAGCTTGATGAACTAGACCGCGGTTTGAGCGCCGCAGAAAACCTGCTTGCCTCGGGCGGCAGACTCGCCGCGGTCTCTTTTCATTCGCTGGAAGATCGTCGCGTGAAGCAGTTCATGAAGGCCCGCGCGGCCACCGCCGCCGGGGGCTCGCGTCGGCTCCCCGGTGAAGAGGCGCCGCGTCCGCCCTCCTTTCGCCTGCTGACCCGCAAAGCCTTGCGTCCCAGCGCGGCGGAAGTGGCCGCCAATCCCCGTGCCCGTTCCGCTCGGCTGCGCGTGGCCGAGCGGACCCAAGCCCCGGCCTGGCCGATGGCCGCCGGTTCTGAGGAGACGAGACCATGA
- a CDS encoding GNAT family N-acetyltransferase — MQVIRPLVPIEASSMREHFLRLRDEDRYLRFGGPAREGMVDRYLAGIDWTHSIRLGCFLDATLRGLAELVRSGEHAAELALTVEAPFQHRGIASDLLRRVLVLARNRGVRQIISYCLADNQNMRGLVRKFTGRIEFDGANAAAHFSTGVANPLSFWHESVQSANGLVGSLAQQLIGRGQAAAGGSEPAPKPIS, encoded by the coding sequence ATGCAGGTCATTCGCCCACTCGTGCCGATCGAAGCGTCGAGCATGCGCGAGCATTTTCTGCGCTTGCGCGATGAAGACCGCTATCTCAGATTCGGGGGGCCGGCGCGCGAGGGGATGGTCGATCGCTATCTGGCCGGGATCGATTGGACGCATTCGATTCGGCTCGGATGCTTTCTCGATGCCACACTCCGCGGCTTGGCCGAACTGGTCAGGAGCGGCGAGCACGCGGCCGAGCTTGCGCTCACCGTCGAGGCGCCGTTTCAGCATCGAGGCATCGCCTCCGATCTCTTGCGGCGGGTTCTGGTCCTCGCCCGCAACCGCGGCGTTCGTCAGATCATCTCTTACTGCCTCGCCGACAATCAGAACATGCGCGGTCTTGTCCGCAAGTTCACCGGACGCATCGAATTCGACGGCGCCAACGCCGCCGCGCATTTCTCCACCGGCGTCGCCAACCCGCTCTCCTTCTGGCATGAGAGCGTGCAATCGGCCAACGGCCTCGTTGGCAGCCTCGCCCAGCAGCTGATCGGCCGCGGCCAGGCCGCTGCCGGCGGCTCCGAGCCGGCGCCGAAACCGATTTCGTAA
- the dctP gene encoding TRAP transporter substrate-binding protein DctP, which translates to MLVLLAGRSWGETLRASHQWPVGTGDFRDQALRLLAREAAVAKVGLDIKVSGASKLFKPRDQWTALQKGQLDIALLPLSYGGVRDPSLMATFMPGVVRSHDQAARLDAAPFMQVIRTIAEVDGVIILSNVWVSGGIVSRGGCVREPKDLAGRAVRVAGRFYELMAVAAGATRAELAPPDLYGALQTGLIEAVMGSSDSLVQLKLYEQAQCLTAPDDKGVWFLYEPIVMAKETYERLSEVQQKALIAAATKAEAFAMEAARAADQVMIDTYRKNGVEVTFMTVEEAEAWRELAISSAHETFKQEVPAGAVLLDLARRVQ; encoded by the coding sequence ATGCTTGTCTTGCTCGCCGGGCGAAGCTGGGGCGAGACCCTGCGCGCCTCCCATCAATGGCCCGTGGGCACCGGCGATTTCCGCGACCAGGCCTTGCGGCTGCTCGCGCGCGAAGCGGCCGTGGCCAAGGTCGGCCTCGACATCAAGGTCTCCGGCGCCTCCAAGCTGTTCAAGCCGCGCGACCAATGGACGGCGCTGCAGAAGGGTCAGCTCGACATCGCGCTCTTGCCGCTCTCCTATGGCGGTGTGCGCGACCCCTCGCTGATGGCGACCTTCATGCCCGGCGTGGTCAGAAGCCACGACCAGGCCGCTCGCCTCGACGCCGCACCGTTCATGCAGGTCATCCGCACCATTGCCGAGGTCGACGGGGTCATCATCCTCTCCAATGTCTGGGTCTCGGGTGGAATCGTTTCGCGCGGCGGCTGCGTGCGCGAGCCGAAGGACCTGGCTGGACGTGCCGTCAGGGTTGCCGGGCGCTTCTACGAGCTGATGGCGGTGGCGGCGGGTGCGACGCGCGCCGAGTTGGCTCCGCCCGATCTCTACGGCGCCTTGCAGACCGGCCTCATCGAGGCGGTGATGGGCAGTTCCGACAGCCTGGTGCAGCTCAAGCTCTATGAGCAGGCGCAATGCCTGACGGCACCCGACGACAAGGGTGTGTGGTTCCTCTACGAGCCGATCGTGATGGCGAAGGAGACCTATGAGCGGCTGAGCGAGGTGCAGCAGAAGGCGCTCATCGCGGCCGCGACCAAGGCCGAGGCCTTCGCCATGGAGGCGGCACGGGCGGCCGACCAGGTGATGATCGACACCTATCGCAAGAACGGTGTCGAAGTCACCTTCATGACCGTCGAAGAAGCCGAAGCGTGGCGCGAGCTCGCTATCTCCTCGGCGCATGAGACCTTCAAGCAGGAGGTGCCCGCCGGCGCCGTGCTCCTCGATCTGGCGCGCAGGGTGCAGTAG
- the mraZ gene encoding division/cell wall cluster transcriptional repressor MraZ has product MGLFLSKFVNKLDKKGRVSVPASFRAALEESGFPGIVVFPSYKFSVIEACGMDRMERIAKSLDRLDLFSDEQDDLATTVLADAQQLAFDPEGRITLPQDLAAHAVIADTAMFVGKGATFQIWAPETFKVQQAHALERARRQRPTLSLIPEDKENKDER; this is encoded by the coding sequence ATGGGCCTGTTCCTGTCCAAATTCGTCAACAAACTGGACAAGAAGGGCCGAGTTTCGGTCCCGGCCAGCTTTCGCGCGGCCTTGGAGGAGAGCGGCTTTCCCGGCATCGTCGTCTTCCCCTCCTACAAATTCTCGGTGATCGAGGCGTGCGGCATGGACCGCATGGAGCGCATCGCTAAGAGTTTGGATCGCCTCGATCTTTTCTCAGACGAACAGGACGATTTGGCGACCACGGTCTTGGCCGATGCGCAGCAGCTCGCCTTCGATCCGGAAGGGCGCATCACGCTTCCCCAGGACTTGGCCGCCCATGCCGTGATCGCCGATACGGCGATGTTCGTGGGCAAGGGTGCGACGTTTCAGATCTGGGCGCCGGAGACCTTCAAGGTGCAGCAGGCCCATGCGCTGGAAAGGGCCCGGCGCCAGCGCCCGACGCTCTCGCTCATTCCTGAAGATAAAGAGAATAAGGACGAGCGATGA
- a CDS encoding TerB family tellurite resistance protein codes for MSLWGKIIGGAAGFALGGPMGALLGALAGHAYDHLRADLAGDGGDPTKTVAFTIGVVALGAKMAKADGVVTRDEVRAFREVFHVDEADAPSVQRVFDLARRDSAGYEAYARQVAGLFGPGSPVLEQLIDCLFHIAKADGVVNPAELAYLREVARIFGFSDQEFERIRVSNVGADECPPCELLGVAPDASLEEIKRAYRRLVREHHPDYLIAAGMPAEAVQVATEKLAQINAAYDQLKEARLFQ; via the coding sequence ATGAGCCTCTGGGGCAAGATCATCGGCGGCGCGGCCGGATTCGCCTTGGGCGGGCCGATGGGGGCGCTCCTGGGTGCGCTCGCCGGCCATGCCTACGACCACCTGCGCGCCGACCTGGCCGGCGATGGCGGCGATCCAACGAAGACGGTGGCCTTCACCATCGGGGTCGTGGCGCTCGGCGCGAAGATGGCGAAGGCCGACGGCGTGGTCACCCGCGACGAGGTCCGCGCCTTCCGCGAGGTCTTCCATGTGGACGAGGCGGATGCGCCCAGCGTGCAGCGGGTCTTCGACCTGGCGCGCCGGGACTCCGCCGGCTACGAAGCCTACGCCCGCCAGGTCGCGGGCCTGTTCGGGCCGGGCTCGCCGGTCTTGGAGCAGCTCATCGATTGCCTCTTCCACATCGCCAAGGCCGACGGTGTCGTCAACCCGGCGGAGCTTGCCTACCTCCGCGAAGTGGCCCGCATCTTCGGCTTCTCCGATCAGGAGTTCGAGCGCATCCGCGTGAGCAATGTCGGCGCCGATGAATGTCCGCCTTGCGAGCTCCTCGGCGTCGCCCCGGACGCCAGCCTGGAGGAGATCAAGCGCGCCTATCGCCGCCTGGTGCGCGAGCACCACCCCGACTATCTCATCGCCGCCGGCATGCCGGCGGAGGCGGTGCAGGTCGCAACCGAGAAGCTGGCACAGATCAATGCCGCCTATGACCAGCTGAAGGAAGCGCGGCTGTTTCAGTAG